A genomic window from Cricetulus griseus strain 17A/GY chromosome 4, alternate assembly CriGri-PICRH-1.0, whole genome shotgun sequence includes:
- the Tspan3 gene encoding tetraspanin-3 isoform X2: MGQCGITSSKTVLVFLNLIFWGAAGILCYVGAYVFITYDDYDHFFEDVYTLFPAVVIIAVGALLFIIGLIGCCATIRESRCGLATFVFILLLVFVTEVVVVVLGYVYRAKVENEVDRSIQKVYKTYNGTNPDAASRAIDYVQRQLHCCGIHNYSDWENTDWFKETKNQSVPLSCCRETAKSCNGSLANPSDLYAEGCEALVVKKLQEILMHVIWAALAFAAIQLLGMLCACIVLCRRSRDPAYELLITGGTYA; this comes from the exons ATGGGCCAGTGCGGCATCACCTCCTCCAAGACCGTGCTGGTCTTCCTCAACCTCATCTTCTGG GGGGCAGCTGGTATTCTCTGCTATGTGGGAGCCTATGTCTTCATTACTTATGACGACTATGACCACTTCTTTGAGGACGTGTACACGCTCTTCCCTGCGGTGGTGATCATAGCTGTAGGAGCCCTGCTTTTTATTATTGGCCTAATTGGCTGCTGTGCTACAATCCGGGAGAGTCGATGTGGACTCGCCACC TTTGTCTTCATCCTGCTCTTGGTTTTTGTCACAGaagttgttgttgtggttttggGATACGTGTACAGAGCAAAG GTGGAGAATGAAGTTGATCGAAGCATTCAGAAAGTATATAAGACCTACAATGGGACCAACCCTGATGCTGCCAGCCGTGCTATTGACTATGTACAGAGACAG TTGCACTGTTGTGGAATTCATAACTATTCAGACTGGGAAAATACAGATTggttcaaagaaacaaaaaaccagagtGTTCCTCTTAGCTGCTGCAGAGAGACTGCCAAAAGCTGCAATGGCAGCCTGGCCAACCCCTCCGACCTCTACGCTGAG GGATGTGAGGCTCTGGTTGTGAAGAAGCTACAAGAGATCCTGATGCATGTTATCTGGGCAGCATTGGCTTTCGCAGCCATTCAG CTGCTGGGCATGCTGTGTGCATGCATCGTGTTGTGCAGACGGAGTAGAGACCCTGCCTATGAGCTCCTCATCACAGGTGGAACCTACGCGTAG